TGGTGTTAGGTCTTAGTTACCCATCTCTCCGGAGTTATGAGCGCTTCATTCAAGATGATTGTTTTCACAGAAAATTTACATTGAAAAATATTTGCTTCGGAGGTTCTGGTGTTGGTATTCTACATAGCTTAGCTAGATTTCAGAGTGATGGCATCCGAACACATCATAGAAATCTTGCTTCCACTGCCTCAATACCAGAGAGAAACAAGTCCTTTGCTACAATAAATTCCGATGATATAAGCTATTTCAATAAAGTACTGGGTGGGAGAGGTGTGGTTCAGGATGAGGAAAAGCTAGATGATGCAAACACAGATTGGATGCGGAAGTACAAAGGCTCAAGTAAGCTTATGTTACAACCTCGAACAACCCAGGAGGTTAATGTCTTCTTTCGACTACCAAACTTAACATCCTCCATTTCACTGATTAATTTTAGTCTGTAgtcacatatacacatacttaGTAGTCTATAGAACTTAGAGATACCTATATGCCGAATCACTGGAGCTAAAGGGTTTCCCTATTGATTAAACGAGATAAGATTGAGTCTCAACTCAGAGAAGAGTCAGAAGACTATTCTGAGATAACTACCACCAAACATCTTAATTCTTATTTCTTAACTGTGAAGAGCATTTTCTTGTGTTTGTAATGCACGGCACTTGGCAGCAAATCTAAAGTCCTCAGGGTGACTCTAGCGATTGGGTGCATTCTTTTGTTCTTACTTCTTAGTTCTGCCCGCTGCTAAGTTTAATTTTATGCTGTAAAATAGAGAATAATTATATCTTAGTCAGAAGATCTTTATCTGTAATACTGCTGAGTCAGACACTTATGTGTCCTTTATGGCAAATAGAAAGGAAATTTGTTGTTATAATGACCAAAATATTTTAGTGTAAGCTTTACTTTCTTTCTGTAGTAAACACAATTTTTAGATGTACAAAGGTTCCTTTTGTGCACTCTGGTTTCTCCTCTTTTCTTTCTGATTGGCAGGCTAAGTTAACTTTTATTTCTTTACAGCTATAactgttgatcttcctcccctGTATAGGTTTCTCAGATTCTTGATTACTGTAATTCCAGATGCTTAGCTGTTGTACCGCAAGGTGGAAATACAAGTCTTGTGGGAGGAAGTATTCCTGTGTATGATGAGGTATTAACATATCTCTTTCTTTCCTAATTGGGAGATGAGAAAATGTGTTCTCTCTGTGACATTTAAAAGTAGAATTTTTATGGTTATTTCATCTTTTGACTATTTTTCATAACCCTCCCCTCTATATATCTATCTCCTTTCAGGTGATCATCAACGTTGGCTCCATGAATAATATCCTTTCCTTTGACAAGGTAACATTTTTCATTTCAACATCCATAggtttttttcttattcttccAGAAGTAAGCTTGGGACCAGAAAAAGAACAAAGGAAGAATACAACCAGAAGCATCAATGTTTTAGATTAGCTCTGATGTCGATGCTAGCACTTGCATTGATGACTCATTTTTAGTTGTAAATAGGTTAGCGGTATACTGGTATGCGAGGCTGGATGCATTCTGGAGAACTTGATGTCATTTCTCGATAATGAAGGGTAATGCATTCTTCAATTATAATCATGTCTGTTAATAAGGAGTAAGGATTGGCACCTTGTATAACATAATGATGATATCCAATTCTTCTCAATTGTAATATAACTTTGAAGTTCTAAGTCCTTTTTATTTCCAAAAATGAGAAGTATTTCTAGTGTATTGTTTGCAGGGGTGGATGCTATCACTAACATATGTTTAATTAATCTTTAAAATTGAGCGTCCCGCTCTCTCTTTTTGGGGGATTGGGCGGGGTTGCTACATGTAATTCCTAATTACCGTTTAAACTTTCCGAAGCTTGTTTAATGATTTTTCCAATGTTCAATGATTTTTCCCATATCTATATTACTGTAATTGTTTTCTTCTTCAGATATATTATGCCACTTGATTTGGGTGCTAAAGGAAGCTGCCAAATTGGCGGAAACATCTCAACTAATGCTGGGGGCTTGCGCCTTCTCCGGTATGGTTCGCTTCATGGAAGTGTTCTTGGTGAGTTGTCTTCTGTGTTTTCTGTTTCCTTTGTACAAACAACAAAGTAACATCTACGTTGAATCTGATCAAGCACTTTAATTGAGAGAAAATGTAGTTTGAAGAATTATAACAGATTTGGAAGCCTTGCTGATGGTTAATGCTAGAGGTTGGTTAGAGGATGTCGAGTTCAACTATATTTTGACCTTGCTCATGAGAAACGTTGTGAAGGTTTTTCAACATAATAATGAATTTAAGATCTCTTTCAGAATGTTTTTCTGTATCTGTACCTCTTACTAGGGCTATTCACAACTAGAGAAGTGCATATTTCTTTCTAGGTCGTATGTGCCTATGTAGATTTTACTATTTTGTTCTATTAATGGCACTCCctgtttttttctatttcttgagCATACCTTTGATGGGTTGATATTTCAGGTCTTGAAGTTGTTTTAGCTAATGGTACTGTGCTTGATATGCTTGGTACTTTACGCAAAGACAACACAGGATATGACTTGAAGCATTTGTTTATAGGTGAAGACTATATTGTTGGATTTACCGTAGTATCAAGATCTGCCAAATGATCTTGTCTAAACTATAGTTATTTGTTGATATATGTAGGGAGTGAGGGATCACTAGGAATTGTCACAAAGGTTTCAATACTCACCCCTCCAAAGTTGCCTTCAGTAAATCTAGCTTTTCTTGCTTGTGAGGATTATCTAAGCTGTCAGGTAAAGCTGAATCCATAGCCACTACCATGTTGAAACTTCAGTTTTTCAGATAAAAATAGTTCCGGATCCTACTCCTCTGTTGCTAAAACATGTGATAAATTATAATGAAAACTAATGTTAACCATTCTTAATCATTCATATTTGGATGCTTCTATACTATAGTATCATTTCATTATTCtccaaaatatgaatattaGGAGTGGGCAAGTTTAATCTACTGTGTTACACTGGAGGGTGATAATGAGAACAAGCCTTAAATAATTCTCTGATCCTTACAGAAAATCTTGGTCGAAGCTAAGACGAAGCTTGGAGAAATTCTTTCCGCATTCGAGTTTTTGGATATCAACGCTATGGATCTGGTAAGGTTCATTAGATGAAACTAATACTCTCATAGATTTATGTAAATCCTGTGTAAAATTCTACATGTTctgattgtcaggctctgcttgCCATCACCACATTTGCTTTTCATAATATATGTGGCAAAATTTCCTTCTATATCTTGCTAGTATAATCGAGCTGGTCAATTCAAGATTGCATTTATTTGATGTAGTCCTTACTAGGGGATAGGGACAAAGGATCACTGCATGAGAACCTCTTTACTTTTTGATTATTCATGTTACTCTTCGAGGATGGTTCTATGCACAGGAATTTCATTGGTAGTTCTCTTTGTGAGATCATATTCATGATGTAGCTCCAAGACTAAGGGAAAAAGGAATGTAATGTATTGCAAGGTAAAAACTAATGGATACTGTAAAAGAGCTATCGGAAAAGATCTGTGGAACATGAGCAAGATCATGTGCTTCAATCAAGTATGAAGCGGAGACAGTATCTATATATCTAACCTTACGCATGGATGAATACCTAGTTTGTTTTCTAATGTATCACCAGGAACCTGATTACATCTCTATCTTAATAATAATGCCAAAGTCTAAGAAAAAATTGCAATTGCAGCGAAAATATCGTCTGTATAGTTTGCATCATGTATAACTTCTATTTGCGGGTTTTGTTTGACAGGTTTTGAAACAATTAGATGGTCTTCGTGATCCTTTACCTTCCTCTAAGCACAACTTCTATGTTCTGATTGAGACTACTGGCAGCATGGAATCTCATGACAAGTAAGCTTTAAAATCTTCAATCATCCCCATGATTCAAATTGACTTAATTTTGCTTTTATGAACCTGTGGCCATGATATTCAACTAATTCATTGTTGTAAAACTGATTATGACTCCTGGCAACATGGAATCTCACTGTCTCTCTGTCTGATACTTGACCAAACttaattttacaatttgttTAATATTCAGTAGTAACTACTGATGACCACAAAGTTTCTCTTTGTAATGCTGTCGCCATATCATCACTAAGATCTATAGTCTTGCACTCTTGCTAGAACTGATTTTGGTCTCACCATTGCGACTGGATATCACCATTTTTTCTACACCTTATTTTGGCCATCAACACTGTGTCTAAATGATTCTTCTGCCATGATTACTGAGTTTAAGACGCAATTGGCTATACTAGTTTATAGATATGTGCGAATATATAGTTTTCATTGATGAACTGGAATCCCTGCTATTTGACCCAATATCACTAGGGAGAAGCTTGAAGCCTTCCTTGCTCAGGCTATAGAAAGTGGATTGTTAACTGATGGAGTTGTAGCGCAAGACATAAATCAAGCATCATCATTTTGGCGCATACGTGAGGTAATAATTTAGACTTCTGTCAACCTTTTTATTAGCATAATTTTAAAATGCTCATTTGAGTGACATTTTTACATATACAGGGAGTACCTGAAGCTCTGTTGAAAGAAGGGGCTGTTTACAAGTATGACTTGTCTTTGCCCCCAGAAAAGATATACGATCTTGTAGAGGAAATGCGTCAACGTCTTGGTAAATAACAAACTATAATCTCGCTGGAGTTTTTGCTTCTCTGTGAGCTCAACGTGATCCTTAATTTAAAATTCTAGGCACTGCAGCAAATGTCGTGGCGTATGGTCACCTGGGAGATGGTAATCTACATCTGAACATTTCAACCCCACAATATGACGACAATGTAACACTGCATTCCTTTACCATCTGTAGATTATCTATTTCTGAGCTATTTTTACAAGGATTTGCATTCGTTCCAGATATTAGCTAAAATCGAACCTTTTGTATACGAGTGGACATCTAAGCAACGAGGAAGCATCAGTGCAGAGCATGGCATTGGACTGATGAAAGCAAATAAACTTCATTACAGCAATTCAGCTGAAACCGTAAGTCTCATCTCATTTCTTCTCATGTGCTAGTAATGAAAGGTCAATTTGCTGCTTGTTGCTTCTTCAAAGGTTCGAAACCCTCTTTAGCTGTCAGCACTCTAGCATAGACTCCATGGCCATCTATTTTCGGAAATCCACAACGAAGAATTTATGCTGTCTTTTAAGAAATACCCTCCATCCTTGTTTATATTGCAAATTCAATAATTGTTTGGGTAAAAAGAGTAAATCTACCTCCGTTTTAGGGTAAGATTCTTCATAGCAGAGGATAGGAATGGGTACGGGAACAAGAACAAGCATAATAGTATCGAAAGCCTGCAACTTGTGTGTGTTTCTTTGCTTTTGAATGGAATTTTTTGGTATGCAGGTGCAAGTAATGGCAGCCATCAAGAAAGTTCTAGATCCCAGTGGAATACTCAACCCGTATAAAGTTCTTCCAACTTCTGTATTATCACAGAGTTGATGCAAACAGAAATCCAAAAATGTGTAATAGTTTTATTAAATATCATTGAAATGCAATCCGTTGTGACGATACATAATCAATCACTCCATACTAACAATCGTTATCTCAGTTATAAAAAGAATGAATAAATGATGAAATCAGTTATCTTTCCTCCTAGCCAGTTTCAACATATTCAGCACATTCTCATACACGATAAATGTAACTGAGGCAGCAGGAGCGTTTTTCAGCACGTTTGCAGTTATGCCCTTGTAGAAACCTCGGAAACCCTCAAATCTGCACATCAAAGAGGATACGAAGCTAGTAAGGGTGCCATGGCGTAATCGAACATTGAAGATATGGGCTGAGGTGACCACGAACATGGTATTAGAGTATGACTAATCGAAAGGTCCTGTGCTTGAATTACAGAGctgtttaaaaaaatgtttgcaCATGCAGCAGCACTTTTAACGAAGGTGGCCATTttaacacaaaatatttaaacGGAACGTTTGAGATGAAATTATCGAACAGTGGAGTTCTCCTTACCTTAGAGTTTCTTTGGCGACATGCCAGCTATCTATATATCTTGGGATGCCCTTGATAGTTGGGCGTTGCTGCAGGGAAAGAACATTGGTTTTGATTGCAAAGAGAATATAGAATTTAAGTTCTGGTCTTGTTGTGTTCTCGCCCTCTTAAAAGCAGTTGAAGAAGTAATGACGTATTACAAATGGTAAGATACTTTTACCTGTAATCGAGCTCGAATAACCTGCCAGACATAAGACAATATTCAGCAAACAAGAAAAAAGTATCATCTGATAATTAGTATGGAGAAGAGTTGGCAAAGATTATGAATCTCTTCAAAAGGGAGCTTACTTGAAATGGATACGTCGTACTAATGGCAGCCAACTTTGAAGATGCACCTAATATGGCATAATCAATCGAGTCCTG
This DNA window, taken from Salvia splendens isolate huo1 chromosome 18, SspV2, whole genome shotgun sequence, encodes the following:
- the LOC121777170 gene encoding D-2-hydroxyglutarate dehydrogenase, mitochondrial-like isoform X1; protein product: MKYLTAASRLLRHSSRNLSDLGSNLQFFCSIRPSSSCLSYPSLRSYERFIQDDCFHRKFTLKNICFGGSGVGILHSLARFQSDGIRTHHRNLASTASIPERNKSFATINSDDISYFNKVLGGRGVVQDEEKLDDANTDWMRKYKGSSKLMLQPRTTQEVSQILDYCNSRCLAVVPQGGNTSLVGGSIPVYDEVIINVGSMNNILSFDKVSGILVCEAGCILENLMSFLDNEGYIMPLDLGAKGSCQIGGNISTNAGGLRLLRYGSLHGSVLGLEVVLANGTVLDMLGTLRKDNTGYDLKHLFIGSEGSLGIVTKVSILTPPKLPSVNLAFLACEDYLSCQKILVEAKTKLGEILSAFEFLDINAMDLVLKQLDGLRDPLPSSKHNFYVLIETTGSMESHDKEKLEAFLAQAIESGLLTDGVVAQDINQASSFWRIREGVPEALLKEGAVYKYDLSLPPEKIYDLVEEMRQRLGTAANVVAYGHLGDGNLHLNISTPQYDDNILAKIEPFVYEWTSKQRGSISAEHGIGLMKANKLHYSNSAETVQVMAAIKKVLDPSGILNPYKVLPTSVLSQS
- the LOC121777170 gene encoding D-2-hydroxyglutarate dehydrogenase, mitochondrial-like isoform X2; this translates as MMQTQIGCGSTKAQVSLCYNLEQPRRCLAVVPQGGNTSLVGGSIPVYDEVIINVGSMNNILSFDKVSGILVCEAGCILENLMSFLDNEGYIMPLDLGAKGSCQIGGNISTNAGGLRLLRYGSLHGSVLGLEVVLANGTVLDMLGTLRKDNTGYDLKHLFIGSEGSLGIVTKVSILTPPKLPSVNLAFLACEDYLSCQKILVEAKTKLGEILSAFEFLDINAMDLVLKQLDGLRDPLPSSKHNFYVLIETTGSMESHDKEKLEAFLAQAIESGLLTDGVVAQDINQASSFWRIREGVPEALLKEGAVYKYDLSLPPEKIYDLVEEMRQRLGTAANVVAYGHLGDGNLHLNISTPQYDDNILAKIEPFVYEWTSKQRGSISAEHGIGLMKANKLHYSNSAETVQVMAAIKKVLDPSGILNPYKVLPTSVLSQS
- the LOC121777170 gene encoding D-2-hydroxyglutarate dehydrogenase, mitochondrial-like isoform X3, whose product is MMQTQIGCGSTKAQVSQILDYCNSRCLAVVPQGGNTSLVGGSIPVYDEVIINVGSMNNILSFDKVSGILVCEAGCILENLMSFLDNEGYIMPLDLGAKGSCQIGGNISTNAGGLRLLRYGSLHGSVLGLEVVLANGTVLDMLGTLRKDNTGYDLKHLFIGSEGSLGIVTKVSILTPPKLPSVNLAFLACEDYLSCQKILVEAKTKLGEILSAFEFLDINAMDLVLKQLDGLRDPLPSSKHNFYVLIETTGSMESHDKEKLEAFLAQAIESGLLTDGVVAQDINQASSFWRIREGVPEALLKEGAVYKYDLSLPPEKIYDLVEEMRQRLGTAANVVAYGHLGDGNLHLNISTPQYDDNILAKIEPFVYEWTSKQRGSISAEHGIGLMKANKLHYSNSAETVQVMAAIKKVLDPSGILNPYKVLPTSVLSQS